Genomic segment of Tursiops truncatus isolate mTurTru1 chromosome 5, mTurTru1.mat.Y, whole genome shotgun sequence:
TTTAATAACCATAAACTATATTAGTGGATCTCTTttcctatttaatattttaacattactTCTGATACTGATTTCTTTACCAAATGGAATGtacaaactaaattttaaaaaagtgttaaatGACTAAAACTCTGCAAACCAGTAGTTGGGTTTACAGAAAATTCTGGGAGAAGTAGTGAGATAAAATACTGAGAAAGCATCAATTAGTATACATGTAAAACTCTCCCATTTTATTCATGATTCTGATACTAATACAGTTTTTAAGGGACTTTGCAAAGTTGATCATCTGGGTACTGCAAATAAACCTGAGACCAAATTTTATTCTCTTCTAGGTATGGTTTATATAAGGTTAGCCAAACTTAATCCATTTTCTTATATATTCCACCCCCCCCGGCCCAAATCTAATCTGTGCCAGAGATAACACAAATCTGGAGTAAAACTGTTTGGAGTTGGTTACAAGTACTTACCAAGTATTGAATACTTCTCCTAccctatttctgtttttcctcaaaattttctatttcaaacacacacacaaccagaGCTCATCTTTTCAGGTATCAAGTGGATTATTTTGTGCAAAGGAAGTTTTTAACAACATATCTTCCCAATACGATAATTCAGTTTCAAAGAAAAATCTTCATCTTTATAGCCCCCGTTTTCAATTGATTAAACAGAAACCAACTATCCTATCTTATTACTAAATATAACAAATAAGCCctaaactgagaaaatatcttaTTTTGGTTAAGTTTCAACAGAGTTCGGGCTACTCTCTTAGATGATTAACTACTGAAATTACTTTTTACAAATGTGAAACCAATTTTTTCCTTAGGGgaaggaaaatgggaagaaagcAAATGGAGAAGAGGCACACGATGGTGGACAGGGTATATAAAGCTGTGCATTCAGTACGTGATTTTGGTCACTTTGTCACAACACGGTGGTTATTTTCTTGTATCTCTAACTATGCCTATAATAAAAGACAATGCTAAACCTATAAATCAAAGCAAATTTGATATAACATTCATTTTCAAGTTTCATAAATATATGCATTTCTAATTATAAAGTCTCTACAATACCTTTGCACATTTTCATAGACTAACATAATACACAAACTCATGAAAGTCTTCTGTTATGCTCTTAATTTTGCTTAGGTCTGACATTATCTTCATAAATACTCAGTGAAGCCACAAACAAAAGTACTGTAACTTTTGGAATCTAtccaagttttaaagaaaaaaagatcagcaGCAATTCCGTAAGACATAAGGGATATCAAtcccttattttcttttgctttttgtgtcAGTTGTTTGAAAAACACTAGAAGCTGACATGAGGTTTTCTATATATTGTCCAAGAACTTGGTTTTCTGATTTTAGCTTCAGATTTTCTTCCTTAACTGCATCTACCCTTGCAGAGAGatctatatgaaaaataaaaaagcacattGTCAATAAAATGATGGCAATGACTCCGTGTTATAAAATGGTTATTAAGAttcattcttaaaagaaatacaatcctTAAATTGTCTGTTTTTAAACTCAGACTACTTTAGAAGTTAAGGTAAAGAAAGTAAACTGAGTGCAAATCAATAGCCAAAATCCCTAAAAAGAGATTTCACATTAGGCTAAATGttattctttgttattctttaaCAGCATTTTTGTTAACTAGTTAACTCTTaaaatggttatttaaaaaaacactgtttttaaaatgtgaattttggtTCATATCATCATAAAACCATAATGTCTTTACTAGTAATATTTAAGACAGTGTAGTAGGTGAACATAACTGAATTCACATACTGGATATAGGCAGTCAGTTTCCAAGCAATTGATcgttttgtatttttacattagCAAGAAATTCAAAAGAGCAGGTcttgatgattaaaaaaagaagataccaCACCTCAGTCATTCAGCAACTAAGTTACTGAGGTGCCTTCTAAGagacaggcactgttctag
This window contains:
- the SCOC gene encoding short coiled-coil protein isoform X2 is translated as MMNADMDAVDAENQVELEEKTRLINQVLELQHTLEDLSARVDAVKEENLKLKSENQVLGQYIENLMSASSVFQTTDTKSKRK